The stretch of DNA GCCCAACTTCACGGGAACGCCCAAAAACAAGCCGGTCGTCCCATATTCCCCCTCCAAATACGCCGCGCAGGGGAAAATACGTTTCTTGTCTTTTAGAATCGCTTCCACCATGGCGGCCGCCGACGCGGAAGGCGCGTAATAGGCCGATCCGGTTTTGAGCAGTTTCACTATTTCCGCGCCCCCATCCCGGGTTCGCTGAAGAATCGCCGCAAGTTTTTCGCCGTCCAGGAGTTCTGTGACGGGCACACCGGCCACGGTGGTGTAACGGGCAATGGGAACCATGGTGTCCCCGTGACCGCCCAAAACCGTGGGTTGAATGTCTTCGACAGAAACATCCAAGGCCTCCGCCAAAAAGGCCGCCAATCGGGCGGAATCCAGGACTCCCGCCATACCGATCACGCGCTCTTTAGGGAACCCCGTCGTGCGGAGGGCCACATGGGCCATGGCGTCCAAGGGATTGGACACGATGATCAAAATGGCTTGAGGGGAATGTTTCGCCACCTGTTCAGAAACGGTTTTCATGATCCCAGCGTTGATGTTCAATAAATCGTCACGGCTCATTCCCGGCTTCCGGGGCACGCCGGCGGTGATCACCACGACGTCGGAGTTGGCGGTCGGTCCGTATTCGGTTGTCCCAGTCAAACGACTGTCGTATCCGTACACCGGACCGGATTGCCGAATGTCGAGAGCCTTCCCGGCGGGCATTCCTTCTGTTTGAGGAATGTCCACCAAAACCACATCCCCCAATTC from Elusimicrobiota bacterium encodes:
- the mdh gene encoding malate dehydrogenase, which translates into the protein MRKKMSVIGAGNVGATLAQRLAEMELGDVVLVDIPQTEGMPAGKALDIRQSGPVYGYDSRLTGTTEYGPTANSDVVVITAGVPRKPGMSRDDLLNINAGIMKTVSEQVAKHSPQAILIIVSNPLDAMAHVALRTTGFPKERVIGMAGVLDSARLAAFLAEALDVSVEDIQPTVLGGHGDTMVPIARYTTVAGVPVTELLDGEKLAAILQRTRDGGAEIVKLLKTGSAYYAPSASAAAMVEAILKDKKRIFPCAAYLEGEYGTTGLFLGVPVKLGARGIEQVIELRLTTDEKAALQKSIQAVQDLVDVLKRANIVSA